The genomic stretch ATTTAAAACGACATCTAATTAAAAGAAAAAGATTATGGTCAAGATTACCAAAGAAGCTGCTTTGCTATACCACTCGCAAGGCAAGCCCGGAAAGATTGAAGTTGTACCGACAAAACCGTACAGCACACAAACAGACCTGTCACTGGCTTACTCTCCCGGAGTAGCTGAGCCTTGTCTGGAAATAGAGAAAGACCCACAAACTGCATACGACTATACTGCGAAAGGCAACTTAGTAGCCGTTATTTCTAATGGTACAGCCGTTTTAGGACTAGGCGACATAGGTGCATTGAGCGGAAAGCCTGTCATGGAAGGTAAAGGATTGCTTTTCAAAATCTATGCAGGTATTGATGTTTTTGACATCGAAGTGAATGAGAAAGACCCTGAAAAATTTATTCAGGCAGTAAAGGCCATCGCTCCCACTTTCGGAGGTATCAATCTGGAAGATATCAAGGCTCCCGAATGTTTCGAGATAGAAAACCGGCTGAAAGAAGAACTGGATATCCCAGTAATGCATGATGACCAACACGGTACAGCTATCATTTCATCCGCCGGCTTATTAAATGCATTGGAAGTTGCCGGAAAGAAAATTGAAAATGTAAGAATCGTAGTAAATGGTGCCGGAGCTTCAGCCACTTCCTGTACAAAACTGTACGTAGCATTAGGAGCACGGAAAGAAAACATTTTGATGCTAGACAGCAAAGGCGTGATTACCAGTGACCGTCCTAACTTGACAGAAAGTAAGAAATTTTTTGCTACTGACCGTCGCGATGTACATACATTGGAAGAAGCCATCAAAGGCGCAGATGTATTTTTAGGACTATCAAAAGGTAATGTGTTGACTCAGGATATGGTCCGCAGCATGGCAGATCATCCTATCGTATTCGCATTAGCCAATCCGACTCCGGAAATCTCTTACGAAGACGCCATGGCATCCCGCCCCGATGTACTGATGTCTACCGGACGTTCAGACTATCCTAACCAGATCAATAACGTAATTGGTTTCCCCTATATTTTCCGCGGAGCTTTGGATACTCAGGCCAAAGCTATCAATGAAGAAATGAAGCTGGCTGCCGTGCATGCTATCGCCGATTTGGCAAAACAACCTGTTCCCGACGTAGTGAACGAAGCCTACCATGTGAATAATTTTACTTTCGGTCCTGATTATTTCATCCCGAAACCGGTTGACCCTCGTTTAATTACCGAAGTTTCCATGGCTGTGGCAAAAGCAGCAATGGAATCAGGAGTGGCACGCAAAAACATCACCAACTGGGAAGCCTACAAGACCCGGCTGCGCGAATTGATGGGACAAGAAAGCAAATTAACCCGTCAACTTTACGAAACAGCCCGTCGCGCCCCACAGCGAGTAGTATTTGCCGAAGGTATCCATCCTACCATGTTAAAAGCTGCAGTAGAAGCCAAAGCCGAAGGAATCTGCCATCCTATCCTATTAGGTAATGACGAGCGCATCGAGAAACTGGCAAAAGAACTGGATCTGAGCTTGGAAGGAATTGAAATCATCAACCTTCGTCATGACCGTGAAGCTGAACGTCGTGAACGTTATGCTCGCATCCTCTCGGAAAAACGCGCACGCCAAGGAGCCAACCTCCAGGAATCCAACGACAAAATGTTCGAGCGTAACTACTTTGGTATGATGATGGTTGAAACGGGAGAGGCCGATGCATTCATCACCGGACTATATACCAAATATTCCAACACGATCAAGGTAGCGAAAGAAGTTATCGGCATCCAACCGGAATATAAACATTTCGGTACAATGCATATCTTGAATTCAAAGAAAGGTACTTACTTTGTAGCCGATACTCTGATTAACCGTCACCCGGACACCGACACGCTGATTGACATCGCTAAATTGTCAAAGAAAACGGTAGAATTCTTTAATCACACTCCGACAATGGCCATGCTGTCTTACTCCAACTTCGGCTCAGATACAGAAGGCAGCCCGGCTAAAGTACATGATGCGGTGGACTACATGCAGAAAGAATATCCGGAACTGGCTATAGATGGTGAGATGCAGGTCAATTTTGCACTGAACACTAAATTACGTGATGAGAAATATCCCTTCACACGTTTGAAAGGTAAAGAAGTAAACACGTTAGTATTCCCGAATCTAAGTTCCGCCAATGCTACCTACCAGCTCATTCAGTCTATGAGTGAAACTGAGGTAATCGGCCCGATACAAATGGGATTGAACAAACCTATCCATTTCACTGATTGTGAAGCTTCCGTACGCGATATCGTAAACATCACTGCGGTTGCGGTTATTGACGCTATCGTTGACAAGAAAAAGAAAGAAAAATAAATAACATTCACCACAGGTTGCATAGATTTACACAGATTATTAGTTATTAGTACCAGCAAATTCTATCTGTGTAAATCAATGCAATTTGTGGTGAAATTATATTCAATTCGTTAAAACAATACTATGAGAAGAAAACCGCTTTCCCTCCCACAAATCGTAATCCTAGCCCTATTATGGATTACCATTTGCTATATTATTCTAACAGGAAGCGAACATATTGACGGTCCTTTAATACTATCCATTATCATTTCGGGAGCTTTAGTCTTTATTCCACTATTAAAATATCTCAAGGAAAGAGAAAAATAATCTTTTATCCGCTTTTTAGCTTACATTTTGTACAGATTGATATTTTTACATGCATTTTCTTTATAATTTGTTGCACATTTCAATTTTTATCTATAATTTTGCGCCATCAAAAGAAACAAGAAGAATTAATTAACAATTATAAAAAGAAGTAGATTATGAATGCAGCTAAGGTATTAGAAGATCTGAAAAGAAGATTCCCCAATGAGCCTGAATATCATCAAGCGGTAGAGGAAGTACTAAGTACAATCGAAGAAGAATACAACAAACATCCCGAATTCGATAAGGTAAACCTGATTGAACGTTTGTGTATTCCTGATCGTGTGTATCAATTCCGTGTAACATGGATGGATGACAAAGGTAACATCCAGACAAACATGGGTTACCGCGTACAACATAATAATGCCATTGGTCCCTACAAAGGTGGTATCCGTTTTCACTCTTCTGTAAACTTGGGAATTTTGAAATTCCTTGCCTTCGAGCAGACATTCAAAAATTCACTAACTACTCTTCCGATGGGTGGTGGCAAAGGAGGTTCCGACTTCTCTCCGCGTGGCAAATCAAACGCTGAAGTAATGCGTTTCTGTCAGGCGTTCATGTTAGAATTATGGCGTCATATCGGTCCTGAGACTGACGTACCTGCAGGTGATATCGGTGTAGGTGGCCGTGAAGTAGGTTTCATGTTCGGCATGTACAAGAAACTCTCTCATGAATTCTCCGGTGTACTGACCGGCAAGGGTCGCGAATTCGGTGGTTCTCTGATTCGCCCTGAAGCAACCGGATATGGTAATATCTATTTCTTGATGGAAATGCTGAAAACCAAAGGCACAGACCTGAAGGGAAAAACTTGTTTGGTTTCAGGTTCAGGTAACGTAGCTCAATACACGGTAGAAAAAGTAATAGAGTTGGGCGGTAAAGTAGTTACCATGTCCGACTCAGATGGTTACATCTATGATCCGGATGGAATAGACCGTGAAAAATTGGATTTCATCATGGAACTGAAAAATTTATACCGTGGACGTATTCGTGAATATGCTGAAAAATATGGTTGCAAATATGTAGCAGGCGCTCGTCCTTGGAGTGAAAAGGCAGATATCGCATTACCCTCTGCCACTCAGAACGAATTGAACGGTGATGAAGCCAAACAATTGGTTGCCAATGGTGTCATAGCTGTCAGCGAAGGTGCAAACATGCCTTCTACCCCTGAAGCTATCCGCGTATTCCAAGAAGCCAAAATCCTGTATGCCCCGGGCAAAGCAGCCAATGCAGGCGGCGTATCTGTATCTGGATTGGAAATGACTCAAAATTCTATCAAACTAAGCTGGAGTCAAGAAGAAGTAGATGAAAAATTGAAAAGTATCATGAAAAATATTCATGAAGCTTGTGTACAATATGGTACTGAAGCAGACGGTTATGTAAACTATGTGAAAGGTGCTAATGTAGCAGGATTCATGAAAGTAGCCAAAGCTATGATGGCTCAAGGTATTGTTTAATAAAAACCATTCCTTTATTATTAAGTATATTTGCAGTTCAAGGTGCGGGAAAGACAATTTTCCGCACCTTTCTATTTTGAATGCAAACACTTTCACGGAAAATCAGTACCTTTGCAATCTGTTATGTATAAGAACAACTATTAAATTACAAATTCATGAAGCTGAAAAACTTATTCACCTGCACAGTAACAGGACTGCTCCTTTGCACCTCCTGTATCAAGGACGAAGCCCCCAATGCGGAAGCGGACATCTTGAGCTGCATCCTCCCTGCCGAGATGCTAACAGGTACAGACATTGACTATAACCGTCCTTACGACAAAAGCCTGAATGCTTACCCTATTTACATAGAAGTAAACAACGGCACCGACTTGACCCGACTAGCCCCCACTTTCGAGCTGACTGAAGGAGCATCTATCGAACCGGCCAGCGGAAGCACACAGAACTTCACCAACCCAGTGCGCTATACTGTAACATCTGAGGACAAGAATTGGCACCGCACCTACGCTATCAATATCCATTATCCAGAAACCAAAAGTATCCCGACGGTCTTTAACTTTGAAAACGTAAAAACTGTACCTTATAATAAAAATGAATATTATGTGCTATACGAAGCAGCCTCTGGCTACTCCACACTGACATGGTCCAGTGGCAATCAGGGATTTGCCTTAACCGGAAGCGGTTACGCTCCGAATGACTTCCCCACCAGCATCAGTCCAAACGGCCGCACAGGTAACTGCTTGCAACTGATTACTCGCGAGACAGGAAGCTTGGGGACTCTGGTAGGTATGCCCATTGCAGCAGGTAACCTGTTCATTGGCAGTTTCGACATAGGCTCCGCCATGAGCGATGCGTTGTCTGCAACCAAATTCGGAACAACCTTCTATTACGAACCCATTAAATTGGTCGGCTACTACAAATACAAGGCAGGACCAAAATTCTATGAGAACGGAGAATATACTAACCGAAAAGACGTTTTCAATATCTATGCCCTGTTTTACGAAAAGACCAAAGATGTGCAGATGCTGGACGGTCATATCACAAAGAACAATTACGAGCATGAAAACATGGTAGCCGCTGCTGTCATAACCGACACGCATGAAACAAGCGAATGGACCCGCTTTGAACTGGAATTCGACTATGAGCATTATGGAAAAACAATAGATCCTCAAAAATTGGCAAACGGAGGATACAACGTCAGCATTGTCCTGTCGGCAAGCAAGGACGGTGATGTATTCCAAGGCGCACCGGGTAGCACCCTGCTTATTGATGACCTGGAACTGGTATGCAAACAACCACTTAGATAAAAACAGATATGAAAAAATATACATTAACCCTGATACTGGCTTTGGTAAGCCTCGGACTGTATGCGCAGACAAACAGAAACAAAACAATCATCAATGCAGCATTGCATGGTTGGGAGTACGAAATCAAAGCGGGAGTCAACCTAGGAGGTACCGCCCCATTGCCTTTCCCCGAAGAAATACGCAGCATAGACGGATATAATCCAACCCTGTCTATCACTATCGAGGGAAACATGACCAAGTGGCTGGACTCGAAAAAAAAATGGGGGATCATCACTGGACTGCGTTTGGAAAATAAAGGCATGCGTACCAAAGCAACTGTGAAGAATTACAATATGGAAATCATAGGCTATGACGGAAACCGCCTAAAAGGAAACTGGACCGGAGGAGTACGCACCAAAGTACAGAACTCTTACATCACCATCCCCGTACTAGCAGCCTACAAACTGAATCCACGCACCACGCTGAAACTCGGTCCGTACTTTTCTTATCTGATGGACGGAGATTTCAGTGGTCATGTATATGAAGGCTATTTACGTGAAACCAATCCCACCGGAGACAAGATAAATTTCACCAACGGAGCCATTGCTACTTACGACTTCTCCGGCGATCTACGCAAGTTCCAATGGGGAGTTCAGGCAGGTGTGGATTGGAAAGCGTTCAAGCACCTGAAGGTACACGCCGACCTGAATTGGGGCCTGAACGATATATTCAACAAAGATTTCAAGACCGTTACTTTTGATATGTATGCCATCTACCTGAATGTAGGATTCGGGTATGCGTTCTAATCCAAAAGTTTTCCACCACTGAAGATTTGTTATTCTACTCCCCCTTATCTTACTTCAATTTCCCGATAAACAACACATTTCTGAAGTAGGATAAGGAGGAGTAGTGGTTTATTTACAAAATCATGAGGGAAGACTTTTACTCTTAAAGGATCATTTTGTTCTCCGGCAACTTTTAGAAGTGTTCTTGACATATCAGTTTTTTTCTCTAGAAAGTTGGGGACGTTTATACCCTCATGCTCTCACTACATGTATAATATGTTAATTATAAATGACTTATACATAAGTAGTAATAATATATGCTCTCACTTATACTCTCATGCCCTCATTACGTTCCGAAACAGATATTCTCGTAATCTACTTGTTTTCAGCTATATATTCTTTTTTATAAGTTGTTTCGACTTGATACAAAGTAGATATTTTCAGGATTTTTCCTCGCAATAATACGCATAAAGACTTTGTACTTCCACAGAATGATAGCTTACAAAGTCCCAGTAGTAGTAAAAAAGATCAAGACGTTTTTAAAAAAGCTCTTTGTCTTTTTTTAAAAGCTCTTGATCTTTTTAAAAAACGTCCTTATCTTTGATGTAGAATTTTATTTGAGACATATAAGATTTCACATACGTCTATATAATTCTATACAGATATACGTACAAAAATCCATTTTCTGATATGAGAAAAACAGTGTGTCCATTACACTTCTCATATTTTTACAGGTGATCCTAGTTGTAGTAGAA from Phocaeicola dorei encodes the following:
- a CDS encoding NADP-specific glutamate dehydrogenase, whose amino-acid sequence is MNAAKVLEDLKRRFPNEPEYHQAVEEVLSTIEEEYNKHPEFDKVNLIERLCIPDRVYQFRVTWMDDKGNIQTNMGYRVQHNNAIGPYKGGIRFHSSVNLGILKFLAFEQTFKNSLTTLPMGGGKGGSDFSPRGKSNAEVMRFCQAFMLELWRHIGPETDVPAGDIGVGGREVGFMFGMYKKLSHEFSGVLTGKGREFGGSLIRPEATGYGNIYFLMEMLKTKGTDLKGKTCLVSGSGNVAQYTVEKVIELGGKVVTMSDSDGYIYDPDGIDREKLDFIMELKNLYRGRIREYAEKYGCKYVAGARPWSEKADIALPSATQNELNGDEAKQLVANGVIAVSEGANMPSTPEAIRVFQEAKILYAPGKAANAGGVSVSGLEMTQNSIKLSWSQEEVDEKLKSIMKNIHEACVQYGTEADGYVNYVKGANVAGFMKVAKAMMAQGIV
- a CDS encoding PCMD domain-containing protein, whose translation is MKLKNLFTCTVTGLLLCTSCIKDEAPNAEADILSCILPAEMLTGTDIDYNRPYDKSLNAYPIYIEVNNGTDLTRLAPTFELTEGASIEPASGSTQNFTNPVRYTVTSEDKNWHRTYAINIHYPETKSIPTVFNFENVKTVPYNKNEYYVLYEAASGYSTLTWSSGNQGFALTGSGYAPNDFPTSISPNGRTGNCLQLITRETGSLGTLVGMPIAAGNLFIGSFDIGSAMSDALSATKFGTTFYYEPIKLVGYYKYKAGPKFYENGEYTNRKDVFNIYALFYEKTKDVQMLDGHITKNNYEHENMVAAAVITDTHETSEWTRFELEFDYEHYGKTIDPQKLANGGYNVSIVLSASKDGDVFQGAPGSTLLIDDLELVCKQPLR
- a CDS encoding NADP-dependent malic enzyme — translated: MVKITKEAALLYHSQGKPGKIEVVPTKPYSTQTDLSLAYSPGVAEPCLEIEKDPQTAYDYTAKGNLVAVISNGTAVLGLGDIGALSGKPVMEGKGLLFKIYAGIDVFDIEVNEKDPEKFIQAVKAIAPTFGGINLEDIKAPECFEIENRLKEELDIPVMHDDQHGTAIISSAGLLNALEVAGKKIENVRIVVNGAGASATSCTKLYVALGARKENILMLDSKGVITSDRPNLTESKKFFATDRRDVHTLEEAIKGADVFLGLSKGNVLTQDMVRSMADHPIVFALANPTPEISYEDAMASRPDVLMSTGRSDYPNQINNVIGFPYIFRGALDTQAKAINEEMKLAAVHAIADLAKQPVPDVVNEAYHVNNFTFGPDYFIPKPVDPRLITEVSMAVAKAAMESGVARKNITNWEAYKTRLRELMGQESKLTRQLYETARRAPQRVVFAEGIHPTMLKAAVEAKAEGICHPILLGNDERIEKLAKELDLSLEGIEIINLRHDREAERRERYARILSEKRARQGANLQESNDKMFERNYFGMMMVETGEADAFITGLYTKYSNTIKVAKEVIGIQPEYKHFGTMHILNSKKGTYFVADTLINRHPDTDTLIDIAKLSKKTVEFFNHTPTMAMLSYSNFGSDTEGSPAKVHDAVDYMQKEYPELAIDGEMQVNFALNTKLRDEKYPFTRLKGKEVNTLVFPNLSSANATYQLIQSMSETEVIGPIQMGLNKPIHFTDCEASVRDIVNITAVAVIDAIVDKKKKEK
- a CDS encoding porin family protein, whose translation is MKKYTLTLILALVSLGLYAQTNRNKTIINAALHGWEYEIKAGVNLGGTAPLPFPEEIRSIDGYNPTLSITIEGNMTKWLDSKKKWGIITGLRLENKGMRTKATVKNYNMEIIGYDGNRLKGNWTGGVRTKVQNSYITIPVLAAYKLNPRTTLKLGPYFSYLMDGDFSGHVYEGYLRETNPTGDKINFTNGAIATYDFSGDLRKFQWGVQAGVDWKAFKHLKVHADLNWGLNDIFNKDFKTVTFDMYAIYLNVGFGYAF